In Oryza sativa Japonica Group chromosome 2, ASM3414082v1, the following are encoded in one genomic region:
- the LOC4329463 gene encoding serine/threonine-protein kinase PBS1: MGCFSCFDSPAEEQLNPKVGGPYGGGSSSSAAAAAYGGGGGSSAGRHGERGGGYPDLHHHHQQQQLPMAAPRVEKLSAGAEKTRVKSNAILREPSAPKDANGNVISAQTFTFRELATATRNFRPECFLGEGGFGRVYKGRLESTGQVVAIKQLNRDGLQGNREFLVEVLMLSLLHHQNLVNLIGYCADGDQRLLVYEYMHFGSLEDHLHDLPPDKEALDWNTRMKIAAGAAKGLEYLHDKANPPVIYRDFKSSNILLDESFHPKLSDFGLAKLGPVGDKSHVSTRVMGTYGYCAPEYAMTGQLTVKSDVYSFGVVLLELITGRRAIDSTRPHGEQNLVSWARPLFNDRRKLPKMADPRLEGRYPMRGLYQALAVASMCIQSEAASRPLIADVVTALSYLASQSYDPNAAHASRKPGGDQRSKVGENGRVVSRNDEASSSGHKSPNKDREDSPKEPPGILNKDFDRERMVAEAKMWGDRERMVAEAKMWGDRERMVAEAKMWGENWRDKRRAIENGQGSLDSPTENG, translated from the exons atgggctgCTTCTCGTGCTTCGACTCGCCCGCGGAGGAGCAGCTGAACCCCAAGGTGGGAGGGCCGTACGgcggcggctcctcctcctccgccgccgcggccgcgtacggcggcggcggcggttccaGCGCTGGTCGGCATGGGGAGAGGGGCGGTGGTTACCCGGacctgcaccaccaccaccagcagcagcagctgcccaTGGCAGCGCCGCGCGTCGAGAAGCTCTCCGCAG GGGCTGAGAAGACGAGGGTGAAGAGCAATGCAATACTAAGGGAACCTTCTGCGCCCAAGGATGCCAATGGGAATGTAATATCAGCACAGACTTTCACCTTCCGAGAACTCGCGACCGCCACCAGGAATTTCAGGCCAGAGTGCTTCCTGGGCGAAGGAGGCTTTGGGCGCGTTTATAAGGGCCGCCTCGAGAGCACTGGCCAG GTTGTGGCTATAAAGCAGCTTAATAGAGATGGGCTTCAAGGAAACAGAGAATTTCTAGTGGAAGTTCTAATGCTCAGTTTGTTACATCATCAAAATCTTGTTAATCTGATTGGCTATTGTGCTGACGGAGATCAACGTCTTCTTGTTTATGAATACATGCACTTTGGATCATTGGAAGATCATTTGCATG ATCTACCTCCTGATAAGGAAGCATTGGATTGGAACACAAGGATGAAAATTGCGGCTGGTGCTGCTAAGGGACTAGAGTACCTTCATGACAAAGCAAATCCACCAGTTATTTATAGAGacttcaagtcatcaaacattCTCTTAGATGAGAGTTTCCATCCAAAGCTGTCTGACTTTGGTCTTGCAAAGTTGGGTCCTGTTGGTGACAAATCTCATGTCTCTACTCGTGTGATGGGAACATATGGATATTGTGCTCCTGAGTATGCTATGACAGGACAGTTGACAGTTAAGTCTGATGTATATAGCTTTGGAGTTGTGTTGCTTGAGTTGATTACTGGTCGTCGGGCGATCGACAGCACTAGGCCACATGGGGAGCAAAATCTTGTCTCATGG GCACGACCTCTTTTCAACGACAGAAGAAAGCTCCCAAAAATGGCTGACCCAAGACTGGAGGGACGATACCCCATGCGTGGACTTTACCAAGCACTTGCAGTGGCATCTATGTGCATTCAGTCGGAGGCTGCGTCGCGTCCACTTATTGCAGATGTTGTGACTGCTCTTTCCTACCTGGCATCTCAATCATATGACCCTAATGCGGCTCATGCTTCAAGAAAGCCAGGTGGCGATCAGCGAAGCAAGGTTGGCGAGAACGGCAGGGTAGTCTCCAGGAACGACGAAGCCAGCAGCTCTGGCCACAAGTCACCAAACAAGGACAGGGAGGATTCCCCGAAAGAGCCCCCAGGTATCCTGAACAAGGATTTCGACAGGGAGCGGATGGTGGCGGAGGCAAAGATGTGGGGCGACAGGGAACGGATGGTGGCTGAGGCAAAGATGTGGGGTGATAGGGAGCGGATGGTAGCCGAGGCAAAGATGTGGGGCGAGAATTGGCGGGATAAGAGACGTGCGATCGAGAACGGGCAGGGGAGTCTGGATTCCCCAACTGAAAATGGCTAG